One segment of Polyangiaceae bacterium DNA contains the following:
- a CDS encoding XRE family transcriptional regulator: MVDPVALPANLRRLRTAKGLSQRAVAEAAGLSRVGYREIETGKVTPRLDSLQRISTALGVSVPELLAPVRELRHVRFRANKRMMTRENILADVARWLDDYEEVEALVGSKAQWRLTDLAARLARLKRRGVGFAKEAAVQAREALELTSGAHEDIVRDMCGLLEDNGVKVLTAPVASEGFFGLSVGHEDGGPAVFVNVWDRISVERWIFTAAHELGHLLLHPGAYDVEQTEEQEAEEKEADAFAGHFLMPDGLFQKEWEEARGLGLVDRVFKVKRIFKVSWQSVLYRFAVGLPPAERARVWAQFHSAYARQHGQRLTRTSEPHALKPHEFGGQPADRVADEPASLVDDDFREDRLNRLVRLAIEREKISLSRGAEILRLDLADMRELANSWVG; the protein is encoded by the coding sequence GTGGTTGATCCCGTCGCACTGCCGGCAAATCTGCGCCGACTCCGCACCGCCAAGGGGCTGAGCCAGCGTGCTGTGGCTGAGGCTGCGGGTCTGTCGCGCGTCGGGTATCGGGAGATAGAAACCGGCAAGGTGACCCCGCGGCTGGATTCGCTTCAGCGAATCTCCACGGCACTTGGGGTTTCGGTTCCAGAGCTGCTCGCGCCGGTTCGAGAGCTACGCCATGTTCGCTTTCGAGCGAACAAGCGGATGATGACGCGGGAGAACATCCTGGCGGACGTGGCTCGGTGGCTCGACGACTACGAAGAAGTCGAGGCGCTGGTTGGCAGCAAGGCGCAGTGGAGGCTCACGGACCTAGCCGCCCGGCTCGCGCGTTTGAAGCGGCGCGGCGTGGGGTTTGCGAAGGAGGCGGCGGTCCAAGCCCGCGAAGCTCTCGAGCTCACCAGCGGCGCGCACGAGGATATCGTGCGCGACATGTGCGGTCTGCTCGAAGACAACGGCGTGAAGGTGCTGACAGCACCGGTCGCGTCGGAGGGCTTCTTCGGATTGTCAGTTGGACACGAGGATGGTGGCCCGGCGGTCTTCGTGAATGTGTGGGACCGAATATCCGTGGAGCGGTGGATCTTCACCGCCGCTCACGAACTCGGGCATCTGCTGCTGCATCCCGGCGCCTATGACGTGGAGCAGACAGAAGAACAGGAAGCCGAGGAGAAAGAGGCCGACGCGTTCGCCGGTCACTTTCTCATGCCCGACGGGCTCTTCCAGAAAGAATGGGAAGAGGCGCGTGGCCTCGGGCTCGTGGATAGAGTGTTCAAGGTCAAGCGCATCTTCAAGGTGAGTTGGCAATCAGTGCTGTACCGTTTCGCTGTCGGGCTGCCGCCAGCGGAGCGGGCGCGCGTGTGGGCACAGTTTCATTCCGCGTACGCACGTCAGCACGGACAGCGCCTGACTCGAACCAGCGAGCCCCACGCGCTCAAGCCCCACGAGTTCGGTGGGCAACCCGCGGACCGCGTCGCAGACGAGCCTGCGAGCTTGGTCGACGACGACTTCCGCGAGGACCGTCTGAACCGGTTGGTCCGCCTGGCCATCGAGCGAGAGAAGATCAGCCTGAGTCGAGGAGCAGAGATCTTGCGTCTCGACCTGGCAGACATGCGGGAACTTGCAAACTCATGGGTGGGGTAA